The region TTCGACCGCCTATTGGTTGGATGATTCCCTACCTCATGTCCGGCAATGGGAAAAAACTAAGAAGAAATATTCGGGACGTAAGGCGAAGGCGCTTTACGACGGCGCTCTCGCCTGATCGGAGGAATGTCGAAAAGAAGAATCGAAATACATTTATTAGAAAATAAAAAGGTACTAATATTATGAAAAAGAAATCCACATTACAAACTAAGAACTTCAATTTTTATCCCGTCAGGAAGCCTAAATTCGAATTCTCGAACGGAGGGACGAGTAAACACTGGCTGGAAGGATCCGCTTATAAAACGCATATTATGAATACATGGACTTTATTCTTTCCGGACGGAGAGAAATTCTTCATTCGAAGTATTCAGACGTTTATGACGAAAATAAAGGATCCAAGAGTGCTTAGGAATGCGACCGCTTTCATAGGACAGGAAGCTCAGCACGCAGGGGAACACAAGAAGACCTGGAAAATATTGGAGGATCAAGGGTATAGGATTTCCGGATTTATAGGTTTCTTTAATGCTCTTTGCTTTAAATTTCTGGAAAGATTCGGCTCTCGAATGACCTGTCTTTCCGCTACCGCCGGAGCGGAACATTATACTTCTTTAATAGCTACCATCGGCTTGAAGATGAAGGTCTTGGACGGAGCCGAGTCCGAAATGAGGCGACTCTGGGAATGGCATGCCGCCGAAGAAATCGAGCATAAATCCGCCGCCTTCGATGTTCTATTGGATGTAAGCGGGAATTATTTCCGTCGGGTCCTAGGTTTTCTCGCCGCTACTTTGGTATTTTGGCCGATGACCTTCGTCGGAGCGGAGATCCTACTAAGGCAGGACGGATTGACTTTTAGATGGAAAACTAGAAAAGATGCTTTTCGTTTTTTGTTCACGGAAGAAAAGGTCTTCTTTCATTGGTTGGCCGCCTTTTTCAGATACCTCAAACCTAACTTTCATCCCGACCAAGAGGATAATTTGGAACTTAGTAAAGCTATTCTACAATCGCCAGAACATAGATATAAGGAAATTGCATGAGCAATCTAAACGGAAAACACATATTAATTACCGGGGCCAACGGAGGTTTCGGAAGAGAATTAACGAAACAACTTTTGGAGAAAGGAGCGAATTTAATTCTAACGGATATGAAAGCTCCGGATACGAAACCGGAGACTTATCTTGACGGTAAGAAGGCCAGCGGTCGTATATTGGGAAGTTTTGCCGTCGACTTAAGCACCGAGGCAGGTTGCGTGAAAGCGCATAAGGAAGCGTTGAAAATCGACCCCAAGGTGGATATTCTTATCAATAATGCAGGTTTGGCTTTCATGGGTCGCCTTTTGGATGTACCGAATGACAAATGGAAATTAATACTGGACGTTAATCTTTACGCACCCATTTACCTGAGCCGCTTATTTCTTCCCGCGATGTTGGATAGGAAGTACGGTCATATCGTAAACCTATCCTCTGTGGCCGGTATTACCGCGCCGGGAGAGCTGGTTTACTATTCCATTTCAAAATTCGGAATTCGAGCCTTAGGTAAAGCCTTGGATTCCGGTTATCGCCGACATGGGGTTTACACCACGAACGTATATCCTTTCTTTGCGGATACGAATATTCTAAAATCCGAACAATTCGGCGGAGATAAACAAAAAGTGGTACCGCCCGCCATCGTCGACAGTCCGGTTATGGTGGTCAGAGCGATCGTTAGAGGAATGGAGAAGAAAAAACTGCATGTGTTTCCGGGATTCACTTCGAAGATGATTCGATTCCTTACGAGATTATCTCCCGGTTTTATCAGGGCGATGGAGCGCCTTGGGCAAAAATTTTCGTGATATGAATAGGGTCGATAGCGTCGTAATTACCAAAAGGGGGAAGTCCTCCGAATCGTCGAAAGATAATACTTTTAAAGAAACTTCGATTAACAGCGGAAAAGTTTCTATTTTTCTAAAGTACAATTATAGTAGCAAGGAAAGGCCGAACCGACAAACGATTCTTTTCGTTCACGGCTATCCCGATGATCATCGAACCTGGTCGTATCAATTGGATGCGTTATGCGAGGAGTATAACGTGGCGGCTTTGGATCTCAGGGGAGCGGGAAAGTCCTCTAAACCCGAAGAACAAAAATCCTATAATGTCAGGCGAATTTTCGAGGATTTGGAGGCTGTCATCCGATTTCTCGGCAATGAAAAACCGGTTCATTTGGTCGCTCACGATTGGGGAGCATTGATTTGCTGGGCCTTTGTCGGCGACAAACGGTATTCTCGATTTATAAAATCTTACACGGCGATGGGAGGTCCGCATCCGATTTTGGCGAAAAAAAGCATCTTCCGATTGCTCTTTTCGATCAATCCCGTTTCTATTTGGAAAGCGCTGACTCAGGCCCGTAAATCATGGTACATTATCTTCTTTCAGATTCCATTTCTACCGGAGTTATCCTGGAAATTATTTCCGAAATTTCTCTGGAAAATGGCGATGAACTTAGGTGGAGTTCCTAAGGACGATTCGTTGCGTTCCAAAACGAAGGAAGAAATTCTTGCTTCAGCACTTTGGCCGATGAATCTATATCGGGAGTTATTGCGTGGAGAAAAATTCCCGGTTCCGGAGCATATAGAACCTCCGGTGCAGGTTTTCATTCCGGTCAATGATTTTGCGATTCGACCCGAATCCTATAAACTCCATAAGGAAGTCTGCGCTTCTTATCGTGAATTCCGCTTCAATTCGAATCATTGGATTCAAAGAGTTTTGCCCGGACTCATAACGGAGAAGATTAAGGAATTTGTTTGGGAAACCGGCTAAGCGGACTTGAACAAAAAGAATGTCGTTGGGAAGGAAGTTATATGTCCGGTTGAATCGGTTATTTTCGGATCGATTGGGCTGGATTTTCGGAAGGGTTCGTCGATTCTGTCCTGTATGAAGCATCTGGAGATGTTCGACAATCGCTTATCTCGTATGTCCAAGCATTGGAAAAAATGGGCGAAGCGGCGGGAAATCACCTGCTTCCGTATCTACGATCGAGACATTCCCCAGGTCCCTATTTCCGTCGATATTTACGAAGATTATTGTTTAGTCTCGGAATATCTGAACGAATATCCACTTTCCGAAGAGGATAGAGAAAAGGAGAGATCGTTTATTCGATCCTCTATTTTAAAAATTCTCAATATTTCTCCCGATAATTTATTCTGGAAACGAAGGGAGCAAAAAAAGGGAAGCGCTCAATATGAAA is a window of Leptospira inadai serovar Lyme str. 10 DNA encoding:
- a CDS encoding metal-dependent hydrolase; this encodes MKKKSTLQTKNFNFYPVRKPKFEFSNGGTSKHWLEGSAYKTHIMNTWTLFFPDGEKFFIRSIQTFMTKIKDPRVLRNATAFIGQEAQHAGEHKKTWKILEDQGYRISGFIGFFNALCFKFLERFGSRMTCLSATAGAEHYTSLIATIGLKMKVLDGAESEMRRLWEWHAAEEIEHKSAAFDVLLDVSGNYFRRVLGFLAATLVFWPMTFVGAEILLRQDGLTFRWKTRKDAFRFLFTEEKVFFHWLAAFFRYLKPNFHPDQEDNLELSKAILQSPEHRYKEIA
- a CDS encoding SDR family NAD(P)-dependent oxidoreductase, encoding MSNLNGKHILITGANGGFGRELTKQLLEKGANLILTDMKAPDTKPETYLDGKKASGRILGSFAVDLSTEAGCVKAHKEALKIDPKVDILINNAGLAFMGRLLDVPNDKWKLILDVNLYAPIYLSRLFLPAMLDRKYGHIVNLSSVAGITAPGELVYYSISKFGIRALGKALDSGYRRHGVYTTNVYPFFADTNILKSEQFGGDKQKVVPPAIVDSPVMVVRAIVRGMEKKKLHVFPGFTSKMIRFLTRLSPGFIRAMERLGQKFS
- a CDS encoding alpha/beta fold hydrolase — protein: MNRVDSVVITKRGKSSESSKDNTFKETSINSGKVSIFLKYNYSSKERPNRQTILFVHGYPDDHRTWSYQLDALCEEYNVAALDLRGAGKSSKPEEQKSYNVRRIFEDLEAVIRFLGNEKPVHLVAHDWGALICWAFVGDKRYSRFIKSYTAMGGPHPILAKKSIFRLLFSINPVSIWKALTQARKSWYIIFFQIPFLPELSWKLFPKFLWKMAMNLGGVPKDDSLRSKTKEEILASALWPMNLYRELLRGEKFPVPEHIEPPVQVFIPVNDFAIRPESYKLHKEVCASYREFRFNSNHWIQRVLPGLITEKIKEFVWETG